Below is a window of Falsibacillus albus DNA.
CGAATCTTCAAAAGTCCGCGGTAGGCCATGGTCAATGAATTTCTGAATGTTTGCCTGATGCTTGTTCGGTTGCGCAATTGCCGGTCTGCTGCAGGCTGGATGGCTGCGTTTTTCATACACTTACCTCCCTTGCTTGTTTGGATTGGTTGGACATATCAGCGTCCTCCTGTACTCCGTGTCCTGTAATGGTCAAGAAGACCTCATCAAGCGTCGGTTTTTGTACGCTTAATTCGGCGAGTGCGATGCCCGCTTCGCGCAGGGCAATCAAAAGGTCCGTGACACGATCGGCATCGGCCATCGGTGCTGTAATCCGTCCTGCCTCTGCCAGCACGGAAGATTGGACGTTGAGCACACGTTCCACGGTATTGCGGGCAATGTGGATATCGTGTGGATTTTTGATAGTTAAATGCAGGGATGACGTTCCAACAGATCCCTTCAGTTCATCAACGGTCCCTTCCGCTACCACTTTTCCTCGGTCGATGACGGCGATCCTGTCAGCCAGCTCATCCGCCTCCTGCAAATACTGCGTGGTAAGCAGTACGGTCGATCCCGATTTCACCAATTGGCGTATAGTATCCCACATTTGATTGCGCGTGCGCGGGTCGAGCCCGGTCGTTGGTTCATCCAAAAAAATGAGCGGTGGCTGGGCAATGAGGCTTGCTGCCAGATCAAGACGGCGGCGCATCCCGCCCGAGAAGTTTTTCAACGGGCGCTTCGCCGCTTCCGTTAAACTAAACTCCTCCAGCAATTCCGCTGCCTTTCGTTTTGCTTCTGCACGGCTCAATCCCAACAGACGGGAAAAGATGATGAGATTCTCGGTTGCGCTCAGCGACTCATCGACTGAAGCATACTGCCCGGTTACCCCGATCAATTGACGGACGATTTGCGCCTCCTTCACGATGTCGTGTCCAAATATTCTTGCCGATCCACCATCTGCCCGAAGCAGCGTCGCCAGCATCCTGATCGTCGTTGTCTTCCCCGCTCCATTCGGCCCGAGCACACCGTAGATGGAACCTG
It encodes the following:
- a CDS encoding ATP-binding cassette domain-containing protein, whose product is MKQGYRESALHGNSDLAVEAHGLVKTFGDNRAVDGVSLNVPTGSIYGVLGPNGAGKTTTIRMLATLLRADGGSARIFGHDIVKEAQIVRQLIGVTGQYASVDESLSATENLIIFSRLLGLSRAEAKRKAAELLEEFSLTEAAKRPLKNFSGGMRRRLDLAASLIAQPPLIFLDEPTTGLDPRTRNQMWDTIRQLVKSGSTVLLTTQYLQEADELADRIAVIDRGKVVAEGTVDELKGSVGTSSLHLTIKNPHDIHIARNTVERVLNVQSSVLAEAGRITAPMADADRVTDLLIALREAGIALAELSVQKPTLDEVFLTITGHGVQEDADMSNQSKQAREVSV